DNA from Halobaculum sp. XH14:
TCGAGGTGGTTCGATCGCTGTCCCCCAACGCCCGGGTCGCGCCGATCGCGTGGGACCTCGACGCGGCGGTGGGGATGGCCGAGGCCGTCGACGCGGACGCCGTCCACCCGTCCATCGAGGGGCTCCGATCGACCCAGCGCGACCCGCCGGGCGAGTACGCGGTGAACGCGTGGACGGCCCGGACCTGGCAGGACGCTCGAGACGCGCTCGGGTTCGGCGTCGACGGGCTGATCGCCGACTACCCGAACCTCCTCCCGACGGCGACCGAGCGGGACCGGTCCGGCGCGAACGGCGGCGAGTGAGCGGTCGATCGCCGATGGTGCGGGACGAGGACGGGGACGCCCGCGCAACCAGCCAGGTCCGCGTCCGGGGGCGGCGGGGTTCGCCGCGGCCGCCACCCGCTGCCGTGGCGCCGACCGGGGTCACTCCGGTTCCGCGACGGTCATGACGGGCACCGGTGCCGAGCGCACGGTCTCTTCGGCGACGCTGCCGAGCAGGATCCGATCCGTGCCACGCCGTCCCGTCGTCCCCATCCCGACGGCGTGGACGTCGTTCGCCTCGATGCAGTCGAGGATCGCCTCGACGGGCGTTCCGTGTTCGACGTGGCTGACGGTCTCGGAAACCCCCCGTGACTCGGCCGCCGAGACGACGGTCTCGACGGCGTCGGTCGCGGCCCCCTCGCTCTCCTTCCCGGACGCCGTCGACCGGATGTCGACCCCGAGCGCGGAGTCGTCCACGACCGACAGGACGTGGACGGTCGCGTCGAGCGCCGCCGCAAGCCCGACGAGATGATCGGCCGCGTGGGTCGCGGCGCTACTCCCGTCAGTCGGGATGAGGACGTTCTCGTAGGGGAACTCCAGCGTCTCGTCGGGCCGCATGCGGACCGAGAGGACGGGGACCGAGGAGAGGCGGACGACCTTCTCGGAGACGCTCCCGTTGAGGTACCGCGAGACCCCCTCGCGGCCGTGGGTCGGCATCACGATCAGGTCGTGCTCGTACCGCTCCGCGTACTCGACGACGGTCGGAGCCGGGTTGCCCTGGACGACGTCGGTGTCGTACGAACTTCCGAGCGTGTCCAGCGTCTTCTCGGCCTCGTCGATGACGTCCTCGCCCTTGCGTGCGAGCACGTCGACTGTGTGGCCCTCGACGACGGTGACGCTGTCCCGCGTCGTGTCGGCGACGTAGAGCACGTGGATCGTCGCGTCGGCCCAGTGGGCGAGTTCGCTTGCGTGATGGAGCACCTCTGCTGCGCCGTCGCTCCCGTCGAACGGGAGGAGAACGTCGTCGTACATGACTCGTTGCACGGGGGTACGTGTGCCGGCCCCCTAATGGTTTGACCTCTCCGTCGAGAGAACGGCTCCCGACCGCGCGAACGCCGAGCAGGGACGGCGCGGTCCGACGTCTCCGCGTGCTGGGCGAGCCAGTCCATCCACGGCCCGGCCGGAACGACCACGCCTCCGAGCCAGCCGGAGCGGCACGGCCGGTGAGGGACGGTCGAGATGCACGGACGGTCACTCGGGGTCGCGGTCAGCGGCGGGCGAGCCCCGTTCGATCGGCTCGGCGCCGTCGCGGTCGACGGTCACCCGGACCTTCTGGATGCGGGAGTTCTCCACCCCTTCGGCCCGCAGCGTCACGTTTCCGTACTCGAACTCCTCGCCCTGCTCGACGAGGCGGCCCGCGCGGTTGAAGATGAAGCCCGCGATGGTCTCGAACTCCTCGCCCTCCGGGAGGACGATGTCGAGGGGTTCGTTGACCGCTTCGATCTTGACGTCCCCCCGGACGAGCACGGTGTCGTCGTCGACGAACTCGATCGGGTGGTCCTCGCCGCCCACCAGGATCTCGCCGACGATCTCCTCGGTCATGTCCTCCATCGTGATGAGCCCCCCGGTGGCGCCGAACTCGTCGATGACGATGACCATGTGCAGCCGGTTCTCGCGCATCTCCTCGAGCAGGTCGTCGACGTTCTTGGACTCGGGGACGTGCAGCGTCGGGGTGACCACCTCCTCGACCGCGAGGTCGGCGAACTCGCCGTAGTCGTACCCCTGGAGGTTCCGGATGTCGAAGACGCCGATCACGTTGTCCAGCGAGCCCTCGTAGGCCGGCAGGCGGGCGTGGCCCGACTGGATACACTTCTCGATGGCCGCCTCGACGGTCGCGTCGCTGGAGATGGCCTCCATGTCGAGGCGGGGGGTCATCACCTCCTTGGCGGTGGCGTCGGTGAACTGCAGGGTGCGCTGGAGCATCTGGCGCTCCTCCTCGTCGAGGATGCCCTCGCGCTCGCCCGTCTTGATCATGTTCCGGATCTCGTCGCGGCTGACGTACGAGGACTCGATGGACGAACTGCCGCCGGTGAGGTTGTTGACCGCGGTCGTCAGATAGTAGAACAGGGTGATGAGCGGCCACAGCACCTTCCCGACGATCTTCAGCCCGGGAGCGACGGTCCGCGCCCACGAGTCGGTGTTCTCGACGGCGTAGGACTTTGGCGCGCTCTCGCCGAACAGCAGCACCAGCGACGTGATCCCGAACGACGAGACGAGGACGGCCGTGCCCGCGTCGAAGTAGAAGCCGACGATCGTCGTCGAGATGGAGGACATCGTGATGTTCACGAGGTTGTTCCCGACCAGAATCGTCACGAGCAGGCGGTGGGGGTCCTCCTTGAGGGATTTGACCACTCGGGCGCCCCGCTTGCCCTGATCGACCATCGCGTCGACCTGGTGGGCCGGCAGGGAGAACAGCGCGATCTCGGAGGAGGAAAAGAACCCCGAGCCCATGATGAGCAGCAGTATCAGGAGGACGCCGACCGCGGTGAGGCCGGTCTGGCCCAGCTCGACGCCGACGAACGGCACGGTGGCCTGTACGAGGGGAGCCCCCGCTGCCGTGAGCACGGATATTCCCATGGTATCGACGTATACTACAGCGGAAAATTAACGCTTCCGTACGAGCGGTGAACAGGCTCCCGTTCGTGGCCGCACGGTCCGAGAGCGCCGGACTCGACGGCTTCGAGGACGCCTATCCCGGGACCGTGCAGTCGACCGTCTCCGGCGACCCGAAACGTCCGCGCGACTGGACGGCCCGCGACGTCGTCGAGCACGTCGCGCGGACCGGGACGAACTCGGCGTCCGACGGCGGGACGAACAGTTCTCATCAGCACCCGGCGCTCCCACGCCCAGGATTATTATCTCTTCGAATCCAGTATAGCAACTTTATTATATTTGTATCCAAATTTACTAACCAGTCATGGCACACGTTCACCTCGGAGAAGGGGCGTTCCCGCTGTGGGCACTGGTTCTCTGGACGCTGCTGGGCGCCGGGCTGATCAGCGCCGTCGTCCATCGGATCCGGAAGGACGGCATCGAGACACGTCAGATCGCACTCGCCGGGATCGCTGCGGCCGCGAGCTTCGCGGTGTTCCAGTTGAATATCCCGGTCTGGGGCGGCATCCACATGAACCTCACCGGGCTCGTGGGGATCCTCGCCGGCCCGCTGCTCGGTCCGCTCATCGCGCTCGTCGTCAACGGCTTCTCGGCGGCGCTCGGGCACGGTGCGGTCGGGCTGCTCGGGGCGAACACGCTCGTC
Protein-coding regions in this window:
- a CDS encoding universal stress protein is translated as MYDDVLLPFDGSDGAAEVLHHASELAHWADATIHVLYVADTTRDSVTVVEGHTVDVLARKGEDVIDEAEKTLDTLGSSYDTDVVQGNPAPTVVEYAERYEHDLIVMPTHGREGVSRYLNGSVSEKVVRLSSVPVLSVRMRPDETLEFPYENVLIPTDGSSAATHAADHLVGLAAALDATVHVLSVVDDSALGVDIRSTASGKESEGAATDAVETVVSAAESRGVSETVSHVEHGTPVEAILDCIEANDVHAVGMGTTGRRGTDRILLGSVAEETVRSAPVPVMTVAEPE
- a CDS encoding hemolysin family protein, producing the protein MGISVLTAAGAPLVQATVPFVGVELGQTGLTAVGVLLILLLIMGSGFFSSSEIALFSLPAHQVDAMVDQGKRGARVVKSLKEDPHRLLVTILVGNNLVNITMSSISTTIVGFYFDAGTAVLVSSFGITSLVLLFGESAPKSYAVENTDSWARTVAPGLKIVGKVLWPLITLFYYLTTAVNNLTGGSSSIESSYVSRDEIRNMIKTGEREGILDEEERQMLQRTLQFTDATAKEVMTPRLDMEAISSDATVEAAIEKCIQSGHARLPAYEGSLDNVIGVFDIRNLQGYDYGEFADLAVEEVVTPTLHVPESKNVDDLLEEMRENRLHMVIVIDEFGATGGLITMEDMTEEIVGEILVGGEDHPIEFVDDDTVLVRGDVKIEAVNEPLDIVLPEGEEFETIAGFIFNRAGRLVEQGEEFEYGNVTLRAEGVENSRIQKVRVTVDRDGAEPIERGSPAADRDPE
- a CDS encoding energy-coupling factor ABC transporter permease, encoding MAHVHLGEGAFPLWALVLWTLLGAGLISAVVHRIRKDGIETRQIALAGIAAAASFAVFQLNIPVWGGIHMNLTGLVGILAGPLLGPLIALVVNGFSAALGHGAVGLLGANTLVNATEAVVAYYAFRTLLGMDWDVFPAGASAATLGLSAGAFLMGAIIVVSGVNGSALPRGDLAIAVAGLVGLNLGVAVVEGILTGFIVQFLASVRPDLVGLDDRDARAEATGVTA